The following proteins are encoded in a genomic region of Dialister hominis:
- a CDS encoding XkdQ/YqbQ family protein → MLKLYYTDPPGTENAVSCQDISNYVIHVTWSGDTDQAARKLEFTIAYNTAEKDAAFVQLNLLLGGTIEASDIDETTETPIFIGRIFFRKRASDSFTFEFTCYDTMVYLAKSNIRANFKDIDVTSAVKQVCGSIGLETADNIPSIPTVVNFIADDKSGTEVLQMLFDKAKAEQGKSYRAISIGGKITVVERGETIENYIADSSVNVISAEHSESLEDMVDKVVAVNDDGSVGQIFTTDDEIGKYGTIQKIYKIQPPKSGESVDNVTAAKALLKAPKEESSLKALGDIQCISGYAITVQEEQLKGKFTIKSDTHHFENGIHTMDLTLEYIGEAEK, encoded by the coding sequence ATGCTGAAACTGTACTACACAGACCCACCGGGAACAGAGAACGCAGTAAGTTGCCAAGATATTTCCAACTACGTCATTCATGTCACCTGGAGTGGTGATACGGACCAGGCGGCACGAAAGCTTGAATTCACTATCGCATACAACACGGCGGAGAAAGATGCTGCATTTGTACAGCTGAATCTGCTGCTGGGAGGAACAATTGAAGCATCTGATATAGATGAAACGACGGAAACACCGATTTTCATCGGAAGAATTTTCTTCAGAAAGCGGGCATCCGATTCATTCACATTTGAATTTACCTGCTACGACACCATGGTTTATCTGGCCAAAAGCAACATCCGGGCTAACTTCAAAGACATTGATGTTACCAGCGCAGTGAAGCAGGTCTGCGGAAGCATCGGACTTGAAACAGCCGACAACATTCCGTCAATTCCGACCGTAGTGAATTTCATTGCAGATGACAAGAGCGGCACCGAAGTACTGCAGATGCTCTTTGATAAAGCCAAAGCGGAACAGGGGAAAAGCTACAGGGCAATTTCGATAGGCGGGAAAATCACAGTAGTGGAAAGAGGAGAGACCATAGAAAACTACATCGCTGACAGCTCCGTCAATGTGATTTCAGCAGAACACTCCGAGTCACTGGAAGACATGGTGGACAAAGTGGTGGCAGTCAACGATGATGGTTCAGTGGGGCAGATTTTCACAACGGACGATGAAATCGGAAAGTATGGCACAATCCAGAAGATTTATAAAATCCAGCCGCCGAAGAGCGGTGAATCTGTGGACAACGTAACTGCCGCAAAAGCTCTCCTCAAAGCGCCAAAGGAAGAATCTTCTTTGAAGGCCCTGGGAGATATCCAGTGTATTTCAGGGTATGCCATTACGGTTCAGGAAGAACAGCTCAAAGGTAAATTCACTATCAAATCGGATACCCACCATTTTGAAAACGGGATTCACACAATGGACCTGACATTGGAATACATCGGGGAGGCTGAGAAATGA
- a CDS encoding DUF2577 family protein: protein MKLTEDPYKGLIELHRRIAKRAALQPTAGIGTIISPPPGIQISYHRFILDKENIYIDEYWLQGHTRTHKGHIVSETQPRAGGSGDAEFASHTHDIDNDYTDTQTKTDTWKPGDKVLLVPITTEDEKTTAQFVVLCKLVRLDGN, encoded by the coding sequence ATGAAACTGACAGAAGATCCATACAAAGGTCTGATTGAGCTTCACCGGCGGATAGCCAAAAGAGCGGCTCTGCAGCCGACCGCAGGAATAGGGACAATCATTTCGCCGCCTCCAGGAATCCAAATCAGCTATCATAGATTCATCCTGGATAAAGAGAACATTTACATAGATGAATATTGGCTGCAGGGACATACAAGAACCCATAAAGGGCACATTGTAAGTGAGACACAGCCAAGGGCAGGAGGGAGCGGAGATGCTGAATTCGCTTCCCATACCCATGATATAGACAACGATTACACAGACACACAGACCAAGACTGACACATGGAAACCGGGGGACAAGGTTCTTCTGGTGCCGATTACCACAGAAGATGAAAAGACCACGGCACAGTTTGTGGTGCTGTGCAAACTGGTAAGATTGGACGGTAATTGA